The Obesumbacterium proteus DNA window TCGCGCCCATCATTGAGCTGCACTTTGATGGTGGTCGCATTGCTGATGACGTGGTTATTGGTCAGCACATAGCCTTTGGCAGCATCAATAATGACACCTGAACCTAAGCCTTCAAACTGACGTTCACCGCCTTTGGCCGCCGGCGTTGGTTTGGCATTTTGCATCCCTTCAACGTGGACGCTAACCACGGCTGGCAGCACTTTCTCCAACATTGGCGCTAAGCTTGGCACATTTTGCCCAGCAACAATGGGTGGTAACGCGGCATTGGCAAACGGTGCGGATAACATTGTTAAGCCCATGCTTAAAGCAAGCGCACTGAGCAATAAAGATTTTTTCTTCATCATGGAATGTTTTCTCATGGCCTTCAAAAGGGTCAATGTGTCTTGGGCGAATTAATCCGATGTGCTACTCAGAACGAACAGCGCGCATTAAGTTCCATATTATTCAGAATAACAAAGTGGGGATTAAGAAGAGTAATTAAAATAGGTGGCTGTTAGAAAAAACAGCCACCGAAGTACCTTATACCCGTGAATTATCTTGGGTATATTTCTTATTTATCGCGACGTTCGGCGCGCAGTAATCCAGATGCACCATCGGAGTAATCACGTGGTGGGAACTCAACGGGTGCCTGATCGTTGTCCGCTTCGGTCAAACGGTAACGGAAAGGATTATCCTGCGGCGGCATATCTGGCAGCAGGTTGTTTGAGCTTTTCGCCATGTGTTGATAAAGCTGGCGATAGTCGCTCGCCATGTTATCGAGCAACTCGGCGCTGTGAGCAAAGTGGCTCACCAGTTCTTGGCGATATTGCTCCAACTCGTTTTTACTTTTTTCGAGCTCGTTTTGCAGCACCTGCTGCTGGCGAAGTTTTCGGTTGCCGAAACGCATCGCTACCGCACCAATCACGATACCGACGACTAAACCAATAAGCGCATACTCCCAGGTCATGATGACTCCTATCTGTATATAGAATGTGCTTGCGTTAGCTATTTTACTTAGTAGGGATTCAACGACATATCCTACACATAAGCACACTATAACCGTTAACCTTGCCTGAGTGGAATCCTGAAGGTGCATTGCTGAGAGGTTTGCGAGCAAAAACAATTGCCGATACAAGACAAAAGTCAGTTAACAGGCGACAATCAGTCGCTAAGCTGCACGAAAAGCAGCGTTTATGATTTTTAAAATTGTTTATAACTAATGATAAAAATTGAGTAGGGATCCTGTACCTAATGCCATCAAATCGCACAACGTCCGTATTGACGCCAACTATGCTCTATCAGCAGGCGCTCGATGCCGGAGACTACCAACCTGACGCCGTTCAGCGGCAAACCGTCGAGGCTCTAACCGCCATTCAGCAAGCGCTTATCGAGAGAGAACGGGCTATGCCCGTCGCCGAAAGTCGAGGGTTGCGGGGGCGCTTGCAGAGCCTGTGGGGAAAATCTGCCGCAAAGTCGCAGGAACCGGTGCAAGGTCTGTATATGTGGGGCGGCGTAGGGCGCGGCAAAACATGGCTAATGGATCTGTTTTTCCACAGCATTCCCAGCGAGCGGAAGCTGCGTTTGCATTTCCACCGCTTTATGCTGCGGGTACAAGAAGAGCTGGTTGCGCTGCAGGGGCAAGAAAACCCATTAGAAATCATTGCCGATGGTTTTAAAAATGAAGCGGATGTACTGTGTTTTGATGAGTTTTTTGTGTCGGATATCACGGATGCCATGCTGTTAGGCACGCTGTTGCAGGCTCTCTTCGCCCGAGGCATTACGCTGGTTTCTACCTCAAATATTCCTCCTGATAATCTTTATCATAATGGCTTGCAGCGCGCTCGCTTTCTCCCCGCTATTGACCTGATTAAGCGCTATTGCACCGTAATGAACGTGGATGCGGGGATCGATTATCGTCTGCGCACGTTGACGCAGGCTGGTCTGTATTTCACGCCGATTACTGCCGAGACGCGGCAGAGCATGGATGAAATGTTTGCCAAGTTAGCGGGCAGCGTGGGGGAGATTAACCCGGTGTTAGACATTAACCATCGACCACTGCCTGCGCTGTGTAGCTCGGGAGGCGTATTAGCCGTCGAGTTCTCGGTTCTGTGCGAGGAGGCGCGTAGCCAGCTTGATTACATTGCGCTTTCGCGCCGCTACCACACGGTCTTTCTGCATCACGTCAAGAAGATGGATACGCTGAATGAAAATACTGCGCGCCGCTTCCTTGCCTTAGTGGATGAGTTTTATGAGCGCCATGTAAAACTGATCATCAGCGCAGAGCTGTCGATGTTCGAAATTTATCAGGGTGACCATTTGAAGTTTGAATATCAGCGCTGCTTGTCTCGTTTGCAGGAGATGCAAAGCGAAGATTATTTGCGTCTGGAGCACTTGCCGTAACGTTTTGTTTAAAAAACACTCGCATCCGGTGCTACTGTCTACCGGATGCAATCATAAAATCAATTTTAGCCCGAAAAATTATTCGATCTTTAGATTCTACTTCTCTATAATCTTGCGACCCCACGTTACAACGAAGTTTTTTTTCCCAAAAACTTTATGTGCCGGCATTGGCTATTCGAAGGGGTAGGTTTGCTGGACGATGGTCGTGTGAGCCTCTAATACATTTACTTTTTTAAACAGGTAAGCGTTTGGGTGTTCACCAACGTGTAACTTAAATTGGGTAAGCTTTTAATGAAAACTTTTACAGCTAAGCCAGAAACCGTAAAACGTGACTGGTACGTAGTTGATGCAGACGGCAAGACTCTGGGCCGTTTGGCTACTGAACTGGCTCGTCGCCTGCGTGGCAAGCATAAAGCGGAATACACTCCGCACGTTGATACTGGTGATTACATCATCGTTCTGAACGCAGAAAAAGTTGCTGTAACCGGCAACAAGCGTTCTGACAAGATCTATTACCATCACACCGGCCACATCGGTGGTATCAAACAAGCGACCTTTGAAGAGATGATTGCTCGCCACCCTGAGCGTGTCATTGAGATCGCGGTTAAAGGCATGCTGCCGAAGGGCCCGCTGGGTCGTGCTATGTACCGTAAACTGAAAGTTTACGCTGGTAACGAGCACAATCACGCGGCACAGCAACCGCAAGTTCTTGACATTTAATCGGGATTATAGGCAATGGCTGAAACTCAATACTACGGCACTGGTCGCCGCAAAAGCTCCGCCGCTCGCGTGTTTATCAAACCGGGCAGTGGTAAAATCGTAATCAACCAACGTTCTCTGGAACAGTACTTCGGTCGTGAAACTGCCCGCATGGTAGTTCGTCAGCCGTTGGAATTGGTTGATATGGTTGAGAAATTCGATCTGTACATCACCGTTAAAGGTGGTGGTACTTCTGGTCAGGCTGGTGCGATCCGTCATGGTATCACCCGCGCTCTGATGGAGTACGACGAGTCCCTGCGTGGCGAACTGCGTAAAGCTGGCTTCGTTACTCGTGATGCTCGTGAAGTTGAACGTAAGAAAGTCGGTCTGCGTAAAGCACGTCGTCGTCCTCAGTTCTCCAAACGTTAATGTTTTTCTGCTTCGGCAGAGCATTAATAGTAAAAGCCCGGCTTGCCGGGCTTTTTTGTATCTGTAAACAGTCAAAAAACGCGGAAATTTACGTGTCGTAAACTTATTACGCCATGAAATAACCAACGCTTCCCCACAACACCGTCAAATTCTGTTAAACTATCTCCCACTTTTGCGCCCTGTTATCCGTACAATTGTTGAGCAATAGAGGCACTAAATAGCCTAACCTGTTATTTATGCTTCATTTTTATTGCTTATACGGCTGTCAGGAGTGACAACAAATATCTGGATAGCGCTGCCCGATGGCGGCTATTCATACCGTTTTCTAGATAAACTTGGAGGTTTTCATGGCTGTCGCTGCCAACAAACGTTCGGTAATGACGCTGTTTTCCGGCCCGACCGACATCTTTAGCCATCAAGTACGTATCGTACTGGCCGAAAAGGGTGTCAGCGTCGAGATTGAGCAGGTTGAGATGGATAACCTGCCGCAGGATCTGATTGACCT harbors:
- the rplM gene encoding 50S ribosomal protein L13; amino-acid sequence: MKTFTAKPETVKRDWYVVDADGKTLGRLATELARRLRGKHKAEYTPHVDTGDYIIVLNAEKVAVTGNKRSDKIYYHHTGHIGGIKQATFEEMIARHPERVIEIAVKGMLPKGPLGRAMYRKLKVYAGNEHNHAAQQPQVLDI
- the rpsI gene encoding 30S ribosomal protein S9; its protein translation is MAETQYYGTGRRKSSAARVFIKPGSGKIVINQRSLEQYFGRETARMVVRQPLELVDMVEKFDLYITVKGGGTSGQAGAIRHGITRALMEYDESLRGELRKAGFVTRDAREVERKKVGLRKARRRPQFSKR
- the zapE gene encoding cell division protein ZapE is translated as MPSNRTTSVLTPTMLYQQALDAGDYQPDAVQRQTVEALTAIQQALIERERAMPVAESRGLRGRLQSLWGKSAAKSQEPVQGLYMWGGVGRGKTWLMDLFFHSIPSERKLRLHFHRFMLRVQEELVALQGQENPLEIIADGFKNEADVLCFDEFFVSDITDAMLLGTLLQALFARGITLVSTSNIPPDNLYHNGLQRARFLPAIDLIKRYCTVMNVDAGIDYRLRTLTQAGLYFTPITAETRQSMDEMFAKLAGSVGEINPVLDINHRPLPALCSSGGVLAVEFSVLCEEARSQLDYIALSRRYHTVFLHHVKKMDTLNENTARRFLALVDEFYERHVKLIISAELSMFEIYQGDHLKFEYQRCLSRLQEMQSEDYLRLEHLP
- the zapG gene encoding Z-ring associated protein ZapG; its protein translation is MTWEYALIGLVVGIVIGAVAMRFGNRKLRQQQVLQNELEKSKNELEQYRQELVSHFAHSAELLDNMASDYRQLYQHMAKSSNNLLPDMPPQDNPFRYRLTEADNDQAPVEFPPRDYSDGASGLLRAERRDK